In the genome of Columba livia isolate bColLiv1 breed racing homer chromosome 1, bColLiv1.pat.W.v2, whole genome shotgun sequence, the window GTTTCTTGCTGCTCATCCCTGAACATAAGAGCTCGTCCACTTTTTTCTAATTTACCTTTCCTTTCAATCTGGAATGCTCCTACAGAACTCTGCACTGAAAAGGCTGGAGTGCAGCTGGacatgaattttttttctcttaccgGAAGCACACTGAAGACATCTATTGGGCAAAACATCACTCTTTTCTACCCAGACAGGCTTGGATATTACCCTTACAAAAATGAAGTCACAGGAGAGGCATTCAACGGAGGACTCCCCCAACTCTCGCTGCTGGagaatcatttaaaaaaagccaaagaggACATCCAATTCTATATTCCTTCAGATGAACAGTTTGGATTGGCTGTCATTGACTGGGAAAACTGGAGGCCTGTGTGGATAAGGAACTGGGGATCAAAAGACATTTATAGACAGGAATCCATTGAACTGGTTCAGCAAAGAGACCTCAGTCTATCAGAAGCTGAAGCCAGGGCTATAGCTAAAACGGAATTTGAAGCTGCAGCAAAATCAATAATGTTGGAATCTTTAAAACTGGGCATAGAAATGAGGCCAAATCGTCTGTGGGGATATTACCTTTATCCAGATTGTTATAATTATGATTACAACCAAAACCCACATAATTATACAGGAACCTGTTTAGATattgaaatagaaagaaataatgagctTAAATGGTTGTGGGAGGAAAGCACAGCACTTTATCCATCTGTCTATCTAGAGACAGCATTAAGATCTTCCAGAAATGCCCAACTCTTTGTTCGCAACAGAGTTCAAGAAGCCATGAGAATTTCGTATGTCTCTAATTCTACTCATCCCCTTCCAGTTATTGTATATACACGTCCAGTATTCACAGATGTCTATGAGGAATATCTCTCCCAGGTGAGTGGAGCTagaacttaaatattttaaatttaagtggaaagAAATTACACGTACGTAGCAAATATGCAAATATGCAAATATGccaaccagaaaaaaagtatACTTTGTATAAAACAATAATCTACCAAAGAAATGTGATCAAATGGAACAGTAAAAGGTCTGTTGTTAAACCTTCCTCATGATATTTATCAAATAGTGTTTTATTCCCTGAGTAGTTCTCATGTTTAGCAAAATATTACAAAGCTATATAGCATATTTAGTACattaagtcagaaaaaaaaaattgagtaaCCTCTTCCAAAGAGAATTAGTACAACTGGGCTAGCCTAATGTCTGCTTTTTAGGTtataagaaaaagcaataagaGAGTCTTCCTTTTCCTTAAAAAGGGTTTAAATGCTAGTGAGAAAATTCTGTACTTAGTCAGGCTCTGGCTGAGATCTAATCATCTTACTGCAGTTCTGGCTACACTCTTCCcttcatatttttatacatacCCACCCCATCAGAGATACCATCAATATGGAGAATCTCTTCCTGGTCATGCAGGCACTGAGGCAGTTCAGAGGTTGTGGTCCTGGTGACCGTGTTGTGTCTGGTGGTCTTGCACATCCTGGACACAGTGTCACCAGGCAGTGCCCCCAGACCATGGAAACCTTCAGGAAGCAAGGGGTGCTGCCAGGGTCCTCCTGGGCCCCTAGTTAAATCCTATTTATATCCTATAATCGttacattcttctttttcatgtgTTGTATGGTGgttttgccttgttctttttctaCCCATAGTCCTCTTCCATCACAGATGGGCTTTAAGATTTTGTTAGGGTTGGGCTAATCCTAAAGTGAGAACTGAACAGAAACAAATTTCCCAGATCAGTCTCTGTACAAGGCCAGAACTGTTCTCTGGAGAAAAGAGATTCCCCTTGTGGAAAACTCCTTCTCTTGCTACTTTTCTGCTTTAGTACATTCTGACTGAAAgtactgaaaaactgaaatgaaattaaaaaccaaaccaaaccaaaaaaacaaaccaaaccaaacaaaaccccaaagaacaaaaccaaaccaaaaccacaaaataaacacacacacacacacacacacacacacacacacacacacaaaacaacaaaaaaccccacaaaaaccaaaaccccacaggTGGCAGAGGCAGCATTACTGAAACCAGTTCCTACTAATGCTGAAAGGCCAGGAGGCAATACAGcaaaatataatattaaaagGTTGGAGGAGTGTATGTCATATGACTAACCACTGGCTTAGTTTTACAGGCTTGTTTTTCTAACCAGATGACATATATAAAGTGGATATAGCTGGCAACATTTTCTAGCATCACCTGTGCAACTGAATCTCAGAATAAAACAGTGTAATTGAGAGCAGAATGTTTGCATCATGTATAATTGTTTGCTCTtcaaagtaattattttgtatttgtagtTTACGCATTATACCTTTGGCCTTACGTTATAGCTTACCTACACTAGCATGATTCTTTGTACATTTCCTCTCAGGATGACCTAGtaaacaccattggagaatCTGCTGCACTGGGCGCTTCTGGAATTGTGATATGGGGTGATATGAATTTAACACAAAATAAGGTATGTTAGATTAATTACTatatgacattttttaaaagtgagaaAGTGAGAAGGATATAAAGCGTTATGGTTACCTACATAATACCTTCCCCTTTTAAAATGATGATTCCATATTGCCAGCAGTCTtatctagttaaaaaacaagcacattTGAGGCTTATGAAGATTTTCATTGACTACATAGAGTAAGAGTTCAATCTTTAGAATACCAGTGTTGGTTCTGAGTAACTGGACAAGCTGCCATAATAACTGTAGGCAAGTTAGCATTTGTTTATTAATAGTTCATTTAAGGAGAGAATTCCTGTATCTTCATTAAAATCCAGTCATGAGATGAATAAAAGATTACTTGTGCTTCCCAGAACAACTTTTAAAAGatccttctgctttttaaagtgGTGCATTTAATAGCTGAAATTCTAGGAGGAGTCAGTCTGTGAAATTCCAGCCCTAGTCTGTTTTGTATGTTGTAAGCAGCACTTTGGTTAATTTCATTGTAAGGAAGACCTGAGTCAGAAGgcgaaaaaaaaatccaatttgtTTTAGGAAGGTCAAATACATAGTTTGAGAAACATCATTATAAGGATGTTCAAATAAATCTTTCAAACTAGCTCATTCATACCCAGGGAAGCTAGGTACAATAAACAACTGTATGGGAAGTCTCTTCTGAAGTCTTCTAAGAGCAAAAAACTGAAACTTCCTGTGACAGAAAGAATGGCCAAATAAAGCTCTACAGCTCTGTAAGGGTCAAAGACCCAAAAGCATCCCACTTTGACTCTTTGTTTGTATGTGCCTGCCTTTGAAAAAGCGCATCAATTGCACCTGAGGCTTTTCTGCCCATTACCCCAATGCCAGAACACAAATGAACAACAACTTGTATTGCTTGAATTTCGAGATTCATGTGAACAAACACAACTTTCCACAGCCCAGTCAGACTATGTATTTGTGCATTAATCGcaccgtttttttttttttcacagctatCACAACTCAGTAGCCTTtcagcaataaaatatttctatgagCCTTACTTTTGTGAGAATTGCATCAACCAAAATTTCTAGGCAgggtttttatatatatctaaaagaaaaacacaaaacctcaTAGACCTCAGATTCATCAAAGTGACCTCTATAGGTGTAAATATTAGCTGTATCTATATGTGGTACTAGGCAAATGCCCTAAGCAGACACAGTGTCAGAAATAAAGAGTTCCCAAAGCCTCTGGTTATTAAACTGTGACAAGCAGATACAGAATATATGCCATCTTCATGATCGATTAGAATAATCAATTCTCTTAGCATACTTTCAATTTGACCATCCTCCTAAAATGCTTTCTGTTCAAAAATGCCATGAAGGCTCCCTACTCTTGCAGCCTACATATTCAGGTTAGGGGAAAACTGAAGAGTCCCACAGAGACGATTTGATAGAAAACCTATTTGCTCAGGTTGAagacatgcatttttttccaagatcCCTTCAAATAATTCAAGACATAAAAAGGAACTTTGATCCTTAATGCAAATTCTTTAAATGCATCTGACTCAAAATACTACAGGTAATACACAGATAAAATGAAAGCTTAAAGTCATCTGCTTTCTGATGTAAGTGCTTTTTGTAACATCTCCAGGAACTACCCAACATGAATTTGCTGTGATTCTTGAACTATATAGCAACTTCTCAGATAAACTTGCTTCCAACAACCAGTTATAACTATTATCAAAACCTCAGGAGAAACATTCATAGATGTACACTGCAGTACTGTTGTCAGAATGACAGTATTTTAACGGTTTCTGTACTAAACTAAGCAGATATGATGTGCTTTTCACAGAACACCTGTAGAACTCTGGACAACTACCTTAGGAGGACTTTGACCCCGTACCTCATCAATGTCACCATGGCAGCCAGAATCTGTAGCCAAGTGTTATGCCAAGACTCTGGCGCTTGCGCACGGAAAAAATGGAATTCCAGTGACTATCTTCACTTGAACCCTGAGAATATTGTCATCCAAATGACAAAGGATGGAAAATACACTCTACAAGGGCAACCAACATTTCAGGATCTGCAAACATTCATAGAAAAATTTGATTGCCACTGTTATGCAGGGCACAGTTGTGAACCTAGAGCTGATATAAATGACATCCACTATCTCCatgtttgcatttcagaagaTATTTGCATTCAGATATCTTCAAATTCAGTTTCTAATATAGAAGCCTCTGAAGAAAAGATCCCGTCTAATGGAACTATATTTTCATTTACCTCTCCAAGTAAGGTGACATTATCTACACATCCTGAAATAGAAGATTTCCAATATACCTTTGGAAATAATATACTCAATAAAACAGCTGCAAGAAATAAGAGTGTTGCAGCTGCCACTAGATCTGATTTAGGAGCAAATGATACTCGTACTTTCAGCAGTTCTCCATCCTATAACATAAGGACGTTTaatctgttttgtttaattctaATTTTGAGAAATTTAACATAAATGACCCATGAAAGTGAGAATattctcttccctctgctttaATTTCTAAAGGTTTTATCTACAAAATAACCATTCCTGAAAGGCATATGGTATTATCTGTATCAGGTAGCTTTTTCTATACCATAGGTCACACTTCAGCTTGAATATATTTCTTCAGTTTAGTTCTATGAACTACTATTTGTTGGAAAGATATACTGGTCTGTATATACTGATTATACCATATGAAAGGATAATCCAGAATAAGGGACATTTTTTTATagtttacatttttaacatttatatttgaaaaaaatatatttcttgaaaatactgttttgtatATGCTAAGCTAAGCTAGTTAAATACATCTCAACCTGGATTTCATTGAGTCTCAGCAGTCAACAGGTTTGATGCTCTATGCAGGAATTAATTCAATTCCATATGATAATTagctcttaaaaatatttgttttagcTTTAGATCTGTGGGACTTTGCAGCATAAAATGTAGCTGATTAATGTAACGTTTCTCCACTTTTCACAGTATCTACAGAGacactgtgatttttcttttagttaaaTATGTTCATAACTCTCCAAAAGGTTCTAACTTTAATGTTGACTTCAAATATTACAGCttgattatttaaaatttgagctgTAGTGGTTTATCCTTCTTTTCCAAAGCCCTCCCGCTTATGTCAGATGTCCCCCCCTTGGCCTTCAGTTTTTTGTCTGGCCAATACTCGCAATTCCTCTGACCTCCCGCTGCACTCCCGGCCAGCACTGCTCACCACTCCTAGTTTCTCCAGCCAGCCAGCCCTAGCAACTGGCTAGGACTGTCCGTGCCATTTGGACCAAAACCTGTGAGTGTGAGACCTTCTCTATGCCTGAGTGTTTGGCGGAAACCAGTTTGTTCCTTAGGAAGACTCGGCAGTGAAGGCTGCAAGATGCAGTGATGCTGGGAACCCAGGGCTCCCTTTCTTCCCATCCAATCTCAGGACCGCCTTTTTGATCCAGTCTGCTGATAGAACCAGGACTATTTGCTTAATATTATTTCATTGCCAAAAGCAACGTAAAAGTAGCAGAGATACCTCAGAAGAAAACCAATCCTAGATTCACATCAAGAGTCCCGTTATGATTTATGTATAGTCAGTTTAATCATTTAGAAGAGACTAATTGTAGTTCCTTTGATAAAATATCCTTTCCAGATTATTATGTCAGATGTTTAATAGATGGCTGGACTTCTGATGGGTGAAGAGTGGCTGCTGGCATGGATAGATTAAAAAAGTTTCCCTAGAGCTAGGCATGATCTGCATAAATAAATCACTACCTTCTACAGATACAACCTGCCTCAATAATGAAAATACCTGGCATTTCAATATAGTAGCCCTTATTTATGAAAACTTAATACTTTAATTTAGCAGAAAACATGTATTATATCCATTGCCTTTGAATTTATAGTCATAACAGATGTGCGCAAAAATAGCTAAAGGCTTTAGATTCAACAAggagaaataatgttttatgGATTTTAGATAACAAGTTATCAAGAGGAAGTGACAATTTTCTCATCGCAGATATGGTGTTGAGTCCACAAGTCAAAGCTATTTCTGCCACCAGTGTTCCAAGTAGAATGATGAATAAGAAGTATATGTGTAGCAGACTGTCTAGCACAAAAGAAGCCAGCTGTTTTGAtcatctctttaaaaatgttgtttcttcACTGCAGCTTTGATTTTAGTTATTTGATCTTGGGTAAACAAAAGTCATGATTATGTCTTCTATATAATACCTGTACCTGAGGTACCTCCCTTTCCTACTGGATTTGTGATAACTATCAGAGCATTTCTAAAAACTGGAAATGTCACTGCTAATGCCTTAGAGTATTTTGTATAACTCATatggagttttattttttcagcagaaTGCTTTAACACGGTTAAAATTTTATGTTGGCACACATCATTTGAGTTCAAAACACTGCATTGCTTTGTTAAATCACAAATTGGGAAAGTTTCCTGAGGTTAGGCTTGTTTGTATCTAGTGCTCTGAAAGACACTGGATCTGTAGCACTTTGTGATAAGGGAGCTTGCAGCTTCACAAAATCTGCAAGTCTTGCCATAAATAGTTTTGACTATCAGCCAAGCAATAGCATGCAGAGCATTTGGGATGAGGAAAGTGTGAAATCACCAGAAAAAGAGGAACGAGAAGTTAAAATCACAGAAGAGTTGAGACAGAGCACCCAGGACCTCCCAGTGGATGCAGAGGAAGTGAACTGGTAGGTGAAGAGTGAAGCAGTGGGGAATGTGGACAGACCAGTCCCTTCCCACTCAACAATTTTTATCTACCTGCGATTTAATACAAACAACCTTTCCCCGAGGCCCATTGTAAAGATAAAGTAATACAATAACTGACAGGGTAGATTAGACCTATCCATCTGATCCCATCTCTTTTTTGTTGAGAGCCATCAGGACCAGAGAAGTACAAGTAAGGTGAGAGGAAAGCAGAATATTGCAATGAGCTGTCCACAGAAACATGTCTTCCTAAGTGCCATCCATAAATATGTCCTGTGCTCAGATGCATGGTGCTTTACCAACCACATTTCTACTGTTCATTTGGGATATTTATGTTACCTATATGTATCTGCAATTCATGCTTTAAGTCCTACAGACTTGTCCTAGTGAGATTCAGGCTACCTtctgtgtaaaattacagtattttccaaatatattattttgctCTGTATTATATTTATCTTGCCTATATTCTACGCTAAAAAGTCACCATGGAGTCAGCGAGTCTCCATGGagtgaggaaggagagaaaaaaaggaaaaggggtgTAATGCCTTCCATTGCTGTGATTGTTTTATGTTCAAAGCCAAACTTTTATTCTCCCAAAGCATGCCCCCCCATTCACCTTCCACTCACTGCAATTCCTGGAATCATAAGTTGTCTCTGTAGCCTTATAGTCTCAGTTTTTTATGTTCTTGTATTTTTCTAAAGATTAAATACTAGTGGAACATTCATTTCACTTTGCcattcattattttatatttctaccATCCAGGCAGAATTCAGGCTGGCCGTACTCAGGGAAATGCTAAAATGGGCTTGATGAAGTGGTCTAAATGAAAGCTGTTTGTGCTTCAATGTctagaaatgctgcttttctacCTGAAGAATTTGGAATGTGTGCTGCTTATTCTGGGAAACCCAAAGATATTGGTACTTTTAAGAGAGATGCCTATTGGCACTCACAGATTCTGAACAGAAGTAAAATCATAGTTTAGTCCTTGCCTTATAGTTTCTTGCTTCTCTGTATTAACAATAAGAACATGGAGAGAGATTCTGAGAGATAGGCAAAAGACCACTTTGCAGACAGCCTAGGATGTGACTAGCATCTCAAGGAATCCAGCAAAATTTGATCTAATCCCTGCATCACACTGGGACATCCTGTTGTATATATATCAGCGAAGAGTTGTGTGGAAGATTTCAGACCTGTGCAATATGCATCAGACAGCTCCTAGGCACAGATTAGATTTGTATGTGTACCTATCCATCACTTTTCAATACAAACAAGACAACAAAGACAGTCACATCATTTTGAAGCATATTCAGTTATGGCACACTGATgacctttttaaaaagacaagtaAATTCCACCCCTTCAAGCATACACACTTAAAACTTACTTGAAAGGTTTTTCACAGCGTGCTTGTGCAAGCCCCTGTCACTGGCAGATACATGGGCtgccaaagcaaaacagcattCACAATTAGGCTTGAGATTTCAAGACAGTTATGAGTTTCATTCCGAAGAATAACATTGATACAAAACACTGATTATTGCAtgccttcaaaacaaaaccaaaaataaatgaaccaaccaactgaaaaaaaacaacaaaaaccccaccctgCTTTACTTAACATGATTTCACCTTTCTtagagaaatttatttttttgttgtttcttcttgGCAGTTTTTCCTCTCCTACTGAAAACCATTGTATAGGTGGCCGGAAACAGGTTCAAAAAGCTTATTGGTCTAATTTCATCCCTTAATCCTTCTAAAAGTTTCCTGATATGTGGCTATTCCAGACACTTCAGTCTATTTTTCTGGAAAGGCTACACAAATTTAACCCCACACCATGGAATTTTTCATCCTAAGTTTTTGTGTATACCAGTCAATTATCAGGATCTTCAGAGAACAGTTCATTTTTTGTAGGTGTTCTGAACCTTCCACGAGTACTTTTCATTGTCAATACTACTCAGGACTGTAAAATCTTCCTGCATTTGCTGTCTCCTTACTACATATGAGAAAGTATAATAAAGGACGAAGAGGTAAAGAGCACCTATCAATATTAACATCCTCAAGAGAATAACTCTGGATTTCATTATGTTCGCTAATGTGTTACCACCATCATGGCATATTGATCACAGTTCTCCTTAGCCAGCAGCAATTAGGTGAGATTTTTCAGTTTATGCTTGTATACCCCCTAGTTTATAACTGCTAAGATATTTATTGATTAGTGATCAGACACAAACAGTATGAAAATTAATGTGACTCACTACTTTATATATTCAAgccaatattttgtttctgtacaTGCAATTCCAGAGCATGGTGTCCAGTGGCATATGTATGTGGACATCAGACAATACACAGTCACCCTTCTCTGTTTTCATCTCCGAAAATACATTTGTTCAACAGAACTTCAAAATCATGCAGAAGAAACACACCATATGTTGGCAGTTGCCTTCTGGAGTGCACTGCTCCCTCAGGCTACTTGCAGGTCAAGACAAGACAACAGCTTCCCAGTGTCAAGTAATGATTTCCTGAGGCAGGGACCTCCCATTCAAAAGGAGGCTAAGGGCACCCTGTAGTCCCATAACAATAATATAGTTAATGTCACAACAAAGCTGGAAGTACCTTAATGCTTGGACTAATAATACACAGACTGTCTTAAAGTCCTATGCACGTTTCAGTTTTCACACTGCATATACCAAATTTAGGTATCCAAAATGGAGAGTTATTGAGTTAAAAGCCTTTATCTGTTCCACTCTGTCAGTGTAAGAATCCTTACAGAAACCTGTTTTCACTCCTTCCTTTACTGGATCATGAGAAAAATTATTAAGATTCATACTAAAGAGTCTCCGATGCTCCAACCAGCAGAGGGCACGGATGATGCACAGAGACACTGGTGGCCACATGACGATGCTTTCATTGAAAAGGTCAACACAGTCTTCCTGTTCTCTTTAGTAAAGCAGCTGCTTGACTCTGGCTTACAAACAGAGAAGACGACTCATCTCTCACTAATGCCGTGCCTCATCAGCAGAAAAGATGTATGGCTTATTctacagtttgtttgtttttttttttttttccatctggtATATCAGGGCAAACTTGAAAATACCTGAGTAAGACATCATCTCTTTTCATGCTCTCCTCCATGGTTATTTCATTCAGCtgaaagtttcttctcattaaGATCTTCAGCTGTCACTAAAATCCATGCTTAAACTGCA includes:
- the LOC102087606 gene encoding hyaluronidase PH-20, whose translation is METSRQSFGIGATCTYPIASSMVFATLLVSCCSSLNIRARPLFSNLPFLSIWNAPTELCTEKAGVQLDMNFFSLTGSTLKTSIGQNITLFYPDRLGYYPYKNEVTGEAFNGGLPQLSLLENHLKKAKEDIQFYIPSDEQFGLAVIDWENWRPVWIRNWGSKDIYRQESIELVQQRDLSLSEAEARAIAKTEFEAAAKSIMLESLKLGIEMRPNRLWGYYLYPDCYNYDYNQNPHNYTGTCLDIEIERNNELKWLWEESTALYPSVYLETALRSSRNAQLFVRNRVQEAMRISYVSNSTHPLPVIVYTRPVFTDVYEEYLSQDDLVNTIGESAALGASGIVIWGDMNLTQNKNTCRTLDNYLRRTLTPYLINVTMAARICSQVLCQDSGACARKKWNSSDYLHLNPENIVIQMTKDGKYTLQGQPTFQDLQTFIEKFDCHCYAGHSCEPRADINDIHYLHVCISEDICIQISSNSVSNIEASEEKIPSNGTIFSFTSPSKVTLSTHPEIEDFQYTFGNNILNKTAARNKSVAAATRSDLGANDTRTFSSSPSYNIRTFNLFCLILILRNLT